GCACCGGACGCTGCGCGCGGCGCACGACGAGCGACTCGGCCGAGGCGAAGTTCGTTCCCACCTGGCCGTCGACCGTCACGAGCAGCTCCTCCGGCCCGTCGCGTCCGCGCACGCGCACCTCCGCCGACGCGGGGAGCACGAGGGGACGGATGGCGAGGGTGTGCGGCGAGACCGGCGTGACGACGATGGACTCGACCGTCGGCACGACGACGGGACCGCCCGCCGAGAGCGAGTACGCCGTCGACCCCGTCGGCGTGGAGATGACGACGCCGTCCGCACCGTAGGCGCCGATCGGCTCCCCGTCGATCCACACGTCGAAACGCACGACGCGCGCGAAGCCGCCCTTGTGCAGCACGACGTCGTTCAGCGACCGCCAGTGCAGCCGCTCCGTGCCACCGGGATCCACCGCGCTCGCGTGCAGCGCCATGCGCGGCTCGGCGTAGTAGTCGCCGGCGGCGAGTCGGCGCAGCGCGTCGTCGAGCTCATTCGGCCCGCAGCTTGTGAGGAAGCCGAGCCGCCCCAGGTTCACGCCGAGGATCGGCACCTGCCGCTCGCCGACGAGACGCGCGCCGCGCAACAGCGTCCCGTCACCGCCGAGCGTGAGCAGCGCGTCGAGCGGCGTGTCGTCCGTTAGGCGCGCGACCGCGTCGGGCGCGAAGTCGGCGAGCTCCGGCTCGAACGCGAGCTCGAAGCCGAGCTGCGGCGACAGGTCGAGCAGCGTGCGCATGATCGCCGGGAGGTCCGCGTAGCCGCGATGCCCCACGACGCCCAGGCGCAGCGCGGCCTTCCGCTCTTCACCCACCGGGGTCACGCGCGCTCACCCGTCAGCCGGCGACCGCTTCGCTCTCGTGCAGCGCGCGCACGCGCTCCGCGATCCCCGCCGCATCGAGCCCGCAGCGTGCCAGCTGGCGCGCGCGCGGCGCCGCGACGATGATGCGGTCGGGCACTCCGTGCGCGACCACGCGCACCGTCGGCTCGAGCTGCGCGACGACGTTCGCCATGTACGCGCCGAAGCCGTTCACGACCGTGCCTTCCTCGACGACGAGGAGCTGACGGTGCTCGGCGAGCAGCGCCGCGAGCGTGACCTCGTCGTACGGCTTCAGGAAGCGGCAGTTCACGACGGTGACGTCGAGCCCCTCGGACGCGAGCGTGTCGGCCGCGGCGAGGGCGGGCTGCACCATGGTGCCCACCGCGAGCACGGCGACCTCCTTGCCGCGGCGCAGCACGTCCCACGTGCCGTACGGCGTCGCATCGATTTGCGCCGTCGGCGGCACCGCGTCGGGCACGGTGGCGCGCGGGTAGCGCACGCAGAACGGGCCGTCGTGCAGCGTGGCGGAGCGCAGCAGCGCCAGCAGCTCACGGCCGTCGCACGGCGCCGTCACCGTCATGCCGGGAACGGCGAGCATGTACGCGATGTCGTACAGTCCCATGTGCGTCTCGCCGTCCTCGCCGACGAGCCCCGCGCGGTCCATCGCGAGCACCACCGGCAGCTTCTGGATCGCGACGTCGTGGATCACGTTGTCGTACGCGCGCTGCAGGAACGTGGAGTAGATCGCGACGACCGGCCTGACGCCGCGCGTCGCGAGCCCCGCCGCGAAGGTCACCGCGTGCCCCTCCGCTATGCCGACGTCGAAGAAGCGCTGCGGGTGCGCCTTCGCGAACTCCTCGGTGCCCGTGCCGCTCGGCATCGCCGCCGTGATCGCGACGACGCGCGGGTCGATCGCGCCGAGCTCCGTGAGGCCGCGGCCGAACACCTTCGTGTACGTCGGGCCGGCCGACGACACCGCGATCTGCTTGCCCGTCGCCGGATCGTGGCCCGCCGGCAGCGCGTGCCACTTCTCGCCGTGCTCGCCGGCCGGGAAGCCCTTTCCCTTCTGCGTGACGACGTGCACGAGGCGCGGACCGGTCATCTCGCGCACCGCCGTGAACGTGTCGACGAGCAGGTCGACGTCGTGGCCGTCGATCGGGCCGAAGTAGCGGAAGCCGAGCTCCTCGAACAGCACGCCCGGCGTGAAGAACGCCTTCGCGCTCTCCTCCCACCGGCGCAGCAGCGTGCCCGCGACGCCGGCGTTGTCGGCGATCTCGCCGAGCTTCCGGCGCACGCGGTTGTACAGGGGGTTGCGCTGGATCGACGTGAGGTACTTGTGCATCGCGCCCACGTTAGGCGCGATCGACATCTCGTTGTCGTTCAGCACGACGACGACGTCGCGCTCCGAGTGGCCCGCGTTGTTCAGCCCCTCGTACGCGAGGCCGCAGGACAGCGCGCCGTCGCCGATGATCGCGGCGACCTTGAACGACTCGCCGTTCAGGTCACGCGCCGCCGCGATGCCGAGCGCCGCGGAGATCGACGTCGCGGCGTGACCTGCGCCGAACGTGTCGTACTCGCTCTCGGACCGCTTCAGGAAGCCGGAGATGCCGCTCTCCTGCCGCAGCGTCTCCATGCGCGTGTTGCGGCCGGTGAGCAGCTTGTGCGGGTACCCCTGGTGGCCGACGTCCCACACGAGCTGATCGCGCGGCGTGTCGAACGCGGCGTGGAGGGCGATCGTCAGCTCCACGACACCGAGCCCGGCGCCGATGTGGCCTCCCGTCTGGGAGCACACCGCGATGAGGCGCTCACGCATCTCCGCCGGGAGCGCGCGGAGCTCCTCCCGCGTCAGGCGCCGGAGGTCCGCCGGAGAGTCGATCCGATCGAGTAGGGACATGGCTGGAATCTACAGGAGCCGGCGCGACGACAGCAGCGCCCGCCGCGGGTCACGATCGCCGGCTGATGCTGAACCGGGCGAGGTGCTCGAGCGTCACGGTCAGCAGCCCTTCGCCGGCCAGCGCCTTGCACGCCTCGTCGACGAGCGCCTCGGCCCTCGCCCGCGCGCCGTGCACGCCGAGCAGCGCGGGATACGTGCTCTTGCCGAGCGCCACGTCGCGGCCGGCGGTCTTTCCCAGCTCGTCCGTCGTCGCCGTCACGTCCAGCACGTCGTCGACGATCTGGAACGCGAGGCCCACGCGCTGGCCGTAGCCCTCCAGCGCGTCCAGCACCGCCCGCGACGCGCCCGCGGCGATGCCTCCCACGATCACGGCGGCGGTGATGAGCGCGCCGGTCTTCGCCGCGTGGATGCGCTCCAGCTCCAGGAGCGACAGTGCGCGCCCCTCGGCCTCGAGGTCGAGGAGCTGCCCACCGATCATCCCGCCGGCGCCGGACGCGCGCATGAGCGCGCGGACGATCTCACCCACGGCCGCTCGCGCGATCCCGAGCGCCGTCGCGGCGTCGCTGGCGGCGCGGGCGGCGAGCGGCACCATCGCCAGCCCCGCCGCGGTTGCCGCGCGTACGCCGTACACGCGGTGCACCGTCGGCCGACCGCGACGGACGTCGTCGTCGTCCATGCACGGCAGGTCGTCGTGCACGAGCGAGTACGCGTGCACCACCTCCACCGCCGCGGCGAGCGCGCTCGCGTCGCCGTCGCCGCCGGCCGCCTCGTACGCCGCGAGCGCGAGGATCGGCCGGAGGCGCTTGCCCTCGCCGA
This DNA window, taken from Gemmatirosa kalamazoonensis, encodes the following:
- a CDS encoding NAD(+)/NADH kinase translates to MGEERKAALRLGVVGHRGYADLPAIMRTLLDLSPQLGFELAFEPELADFAPDAVARLTDDTPLDALLTLGGDGTLLRGARLVGERQVPILGVNLGRLGFLTSCGPNELDDALRRLAAGDYYAEPRMALHASAVDPGGTERLHWRSLNDVVLHKGGFARVVRFDVWIDGEPIGAYGADGVVISTPTGSTAYSLSAGGPVVVPTVESIVVTPVSPHTLAIRPLVLPASAEVRVRGRDGPEELLVTVDGQVGTNFASAESLVVRRAQRPVLVVRFPGTTFFARLRHKLGWGGLADRDEVA
- the dxs gene encoding 1-deoxy-D-xylulose-5-phosphate synthase, whose product is MSLLDRIDSPADLRRLTREELRALPAEMRERLIAVCSQTGGHIGAGLGVVELTIALHAAFDTPRDQLVWDVGHQGYPHKLLTGRNTRMETLRQESGISGFLKRSESEYDTFGAGHAATSISAALGIAAARDLNGESFKVAAIIGDGALSCGLAYEGLNNAGHSERDVVVVLNDNEMSIAPNVGAMHKYLTSIQRNPLYNRVRRKLGEIADNAGVAGTLLRRWEESAKAFFTPGVLFEELGFRYFGPIDGHDVDLLVDTFTAVREMTGPRLVHVVTQKGKGFPAGEHGEKWHALPAGHDPATGKQIAVSSAGPTYTKVFGRGLTELGAIDPRVVAITAAMPSGTGTEEFAKAHPQRFFDVGIAEGHAVTFAAGLATRGVRPVVAIYSTFLQRAYDNVIHDVAIQKLPVVLAMDRAGLVGEDGETHMGLYDIAYMLAVPGMTVTAPCDGRELLALLRSATLHDGPFCVRYPRATVPDAVPPTAQIDATPYGTWDVLRRGKEVAVLAVGTMVQPALAAADTLASEGLDVTVVNCRFLKPYDEVTLAALLAEHRQLLVVEEGTVVNGFGAYMANVVAQLEPTVRVVAHGVPDRIIVAAPRARQLARCGLDAAGIAERVRALHESEAVAG
- a CDS encoding polyprenyl synthetase family protein; translation: MARAATASRSDTTAEHLAAWRRRVDDALAACCARYLDGVEPTTADAIRYSLLGEGKRLRPILALAAYEAAGGDGDASALAAAVEVVHAYSLVHDDLPCMDDDDVRRGRPTVHRVYGVRAATAAGLAMVPLAARAASDAATALGIARAAVGEIVRALMRASGAGGMIGGQLLDLEAEGRALSLLELERIHAAKTGALITAAVIVGGIAAGASRAVLDALEGYGQRVGLAFQIVDDVLDVTATTDELGKTAGRDVALGKSTYPALLGVHGARARAEALVDEACKALAGEGLLTVTLEHLARFSISRRS